The Prochlorothrix hollandica PCC 9006 = CALU 1027 genome includes a region encoding these proteins:
- a CDS encoding two-partner secretion domain-containing protein, which translates to MDYHSPTPHRIFLPLLYATGLGLTFTTLAQAQSILPAGDGTQTQVSVSGNGFEITGGSRSGQNLFHSFEQFGLNSDQVANFIGSPDLANILGRVTGGEVSIINGLLQVSNSNANLYLMNPAGVVFGPQGRLDLGGSFTATTATAIGFENGWFNGVGSNDYGSLVGSPNRFAFTQVGQGTIVNEGALEVPAGQSLTLVGGTVVNTGSLTAPGGFVNLKAVPDAGVVRLEQAGMVLGLEIEPLATDGSALGLNLLPETLTPLDLPQLLTGGNLHHATALVVNADGTVSLRGSTQPLPTGAGDIALAGTVNVDALILGDGGEARIIAEDELAFWGEASARGGDLGGNGGLIDLSGKETLNLVSDWYNRVDLAAPQGGAGTLVFDPNDITIAAGSGPPISGSPTNANTIYANHISTFLKNTGSLVIQTTGSGGNGDITVNGALSWSANQLTLLATRNLQINADLTITGTGALRAAFGQGTTDGSGSSYTVADGVSIQIPLPTGNQTTATTAFTWQKGSSGTVNQLVLNNGYLSFGTINGGAQNAPAAANTAAVNPQGLLTQPNYFDNVTTGRNGYYKLTFSSYPLNLEVGTGTRGSRWNGNIETNFASTQGGTYTVQPGGYLEIGGYRPGVGSGPGGGPKGSGVIESVVPITIGGSPALITNQYSLGSGDSFLAATTSIRATTTTLQNVGLWTGTQDDWVGQTDGPTKTLGNLTGSGFTAITQVGDAANVLRVDEVSGASSGASVLFYSTDSSVRGTHAGCCSFTNATRVNPASATIQVTGDGSYALYNSLGDIAPGSEAGFTWYYTAAPAATINSVIQDVVQSSGGTTTPVDTTYDFLVSGALSNAAATVYDGTLVNLAALFGQLRLNVDGTTLNVQDGSTVNYTFEWNGQPITSFVDAGTYSAIRPILSPTLSQAYTLNSASTGATLTIDPKPLTATGLSANAKAYDGSVAASFTLDTPFTDQIAAGDRANIEVVGSFGSKNVGDNQAVSLALNGSRAFNYVLSGSVTADITPLDSATWVGDTTGQWFDPNNWAPTANLAARGVVPELANVANVVIPGNNTVTFDLAGDPVSLVSLTGGSLILANGSLNASGSVLLDGLTVQANGSLTAASLTVGGATSLAVNLTTTGAQTFNGALTLLGDITLGGGSLTLNNTVDGAFGLTLNSAGVTTINGVTTVASLTTDEPGTTNLDANITTTGNLTLNDAATVNTQSVTLAGANLNLNNTVTGSQGLTLNSSGVTDINATVSLGSLTTDGAGSTQVGANLTTTGNLTLNDAVTLDAITGQVVLNANGGNLTLGSTINGNQALTLNSSGTTDINGAVTVASLTTDAPGTTNLDANITTTGNLTLNDAATVNTQSVTLAGANLNLNSTVTGSQGLTLNSSGVTDINATVSLGSLTTDGAGSTQVGANLTTTGNLTLNDAVTLDAITGQVVLNANGGNLTLGSTINGNQALTLNSSGTTDINGAVTVASLTIDAPGTTNLDANITTTGNLTLNDAATVNTQSVTLAGANLNLNNTVTGSQGLTLNSSGTTDIRSSAEGSGAGSAGAGTAASAGTSGAGSAGAGTSGAASAVSSAGASGASGSGSGAGSGSSAGASAGSGAGSGAGAGSGAATGASGASSGGSGAGSAGAGTSGAASAVSSAGASGASGSGAGAGAGAGSGASGSGSGSGGATGASGASSGGAGAGSAGAGTAIASAPGSEAGAIGAETNGGTGTSAAAGGGTGSSGTGSSGGSSDGSSGGSSSDGFADRVASAGGSSALGSETAEGLSPAATTAIAVGVAVAALGAVAAAVATGAAAAVGASVAGGVAAIGAGVSSAAGAASSAVSGGVGSATSAISQGVSSLGQGLTSAGQSIASSVQGLLSGGQAGGQAASQAASQAASANAAGANAGQAGGQAASSGGNGANLLTPSLQNAIQQSLQNNTFNLDFSVVATMDLGALEFSLNRVDTDDLTLYSMDIGDQSLFNTAATTVAATAAAVTAVMGASAVLGKRSPDLGAETSEANSITAEAGMGVDPETGEATIAPLTDATVSTSLDTDTPPILKPTLADFFNLKERLGLGDGEEAEADGAESAAAAGAETEAKTAAAAETAAETAAETAEETEEETEDSLIKAQIKAQIKRQLEEKAAGLPAMFFDAAMVGMVEKMNEALDNISVGRDILGLIWGNAKEIIDYRDRALHSSSFMLAIPLADHEVAISQTSTIEPQFKEQSLGSFEFPINFSLRLSKATIEMQNGRIKRVHIKASLGTGSLSLGDNVLLEVPAVEFTLGTIDLGAGVPIG; encoded by the coding sequence ATGGATTATCACTCTCCTACGCCCCATCGCATTTTTCTGCCCCTTCTGTATGCGACAGGTCTAGGACTGACCTTCACAACCCTGGCGCAGGCTCAGTCCATTCTACCGGCAGGGGATGGAACCCAAACCCAGGTTAGTGTCAGCGGTAATGGCTTTGAGATTACGGGAGGCAGTCGATCGGGCCAAAACCTGTTCCATAGCTTTGAACAGTTTGGTTTAAACAGCGATCAAGTGGCTAACTTTATCGGTTCCCCGGACTTAGCCAATATCTTGGGACGGGTGACGGGGGGAGAGGTTTCCATTATCAATGGCTTGCTCCAGGTGAGTAACAGCAATGCCAACTTATATTTGATGAATCCGGCGGGGGTGGTGTTTGGTCCCCAGGGGCGCTTGGATTTGGGGGGATCCTTTACGGCCACCACGGCCACGGCCATCGGCTTCGAGAACGGTTGGTTTAATGGGGTGGGGAGCAACGACTATGGGAGCCTGGTGGGCAGTCCCAACCGCTTTGCCTTTACCCAGGTGGGCCAGGGGACGATCGTCAACGAAGGAGCCTTAGAAGTCCCAGCGGGCCAGAGCCTGACCCTGGTGGGGGGGACGGTGGTCAACACGGGATCGCTGACGGCCCCCGGTGGTTTTGTGAATCTGAAGGCGGTCCCGGATGCGGGGGTGGTGCGCCTAGAGCAAGCGGGCATGGTCCTAGGCTTGGAAATCGAACCCCTCGCCACAGATGGCTCAGCCCTAGGTCTGAATCTGCTGCCGGAAACCTTAACGCCCCTGGATTTGCCCCAACTGCTGACGGGGGGGAATCTCCATCATGCCACGGCTTTGGTGGTCAATGCCGATGGTACGGTGTCTTTGAGGGGTTCAACTCAGCCGTTGCCAACGGGGGCCGGGGATATTGCCTTGGCGGGAACGGTGAATGTGGATGCGCTGATTTTGGGGGATGGGGGTGAGGCCCGGATTATTGCGGAGGATGAGTTGGCGTTTTGGGGTGAGGCTAGCGCCAGGGGCGGAGATTTGGGTGGAAATGGCGGATTGATTGATCTGTCGGGCAAGGAGACCCTTAATTTGGTCAGTGACTGGTATAACCGCGTCGATCTGGCGGCTCCCCAGGGGGGGGCGGGGACGCTGGTGTTTGATCCCAATGATATTACGATCGCTGCCGGTTCCGGTCCACCCATCAGCGGTAGCCCCACCAATGCCAACACCATTTACGCCAATCACATTTCCACCTTCCTCAAAAATACGGGATCCCTGGTGATTCAAACCACGGGCAGTGGCGGCAATGGCGATATTACGGTGAATGGTGCCCTCAGTTGGTCTGCGAACCAGTTAACCCTACTGGCAACTCGTAATCTCCAGATTAATGCCGATCTCACCATCACAGGAACTGGTGCTCTGCGCGCCGCCTTTGGTCAAGGCACAACCGACGGTAGCGGCTCCTCCTACACCGTGGCCGATGGAGTTAGTATCCAGATTCCCTTACCCACAGGGAACCAAACCACTGCTACTACGGCATTTACTTGGCAGAAGGGATCCAGCGGCACAGTTAATCAATTGGTCCTCAACAACGGCTACCTCTCCTTTGGTACGATCAACGGTGGTGCCCAAAATGCTCCCGCTGCTGCTAATACTGCTGCTGTCAATCCCCAAGGGTTACTAACCCAGCCCAACTATTTCGATAATGTCACGACGGGTCGTAATGGCTATTACAAACTGACCTTTTCCAGTTATCCCCTCAACCTTGAGGTTGGCACCGGTACTAGGGGATCCCGTTGGAATGGCAACATCGAAACGAACTTTGCGAGTACGCAGGGGGGAACCTATACCGTCCAGCCCGGTGGCTACCTGGAAATTGGGGGGTATCGCCCTGGGGTGGGTTCAGGGCCAGGGGGCGGTCCCAAGGGTTCCGGCGTGATTGAGTCCGTTGTCCCGATTACCATTGGCGGCAGTCCTGCGCTCATCACGAACCAGTACAGCCTGGGATCGGGTGACTCTTTTCTAGCGGCAACAACCTCCATTCGGGCCACGACGACGACCTTACAAAATGTGGGCCTCTGGACCGGAACCCAGGATGATTGGGTTGGTCAGACCGATGGTCCCACGAAGACGCTGGGGAACCTCACCGGTAGTGGATTTACGGCGATTACGCAGGTGGGGGATGCTGCCAATGTACTGCGGGTTGATGAGGTGAGCGGCGCGTCCAGTGGGGCATCGGTTCTCTTTTATTCTACGGATTCCTCCGTCAGAGGTACCCATGCTGGTTGCTGTAGTTTTACCAATGCCACCAGAGTGAACCCGGCCAGCGCCACCATTCAAGTGACGGGCGACGGTTCCTATGCGCTGTACAACAGCCTAGGGGATATTGCCCCTGGTAGCGAAGCGGGTTTCACCTGGTATTACACCGCTGCCCCCGCTGCCACCATTAATTCAGTGATTCAAGATGTGGTCCAATCCTCTGGGGGCACCACCACTCCTGTGGATACCACCTATGATTTTTTGGTGTCGGGGGCGTTGTCCAATGCTGCGGCGACGGTTTATGACGGCACTCTGGTGAATTTGGCTGCCCTTTTCGGTCAACTGCGCCTCAATGTGGATGGGACGACCCTGAATGTGCAGGATGGCAGCACGGTTAACTATACCTTTGAGTGGAACGGGCAGCCGATTACGTCCTTTGTGGATGCAGGAACCTACAGCGCCATCCGCCCGATTCTGTCCCCAACCCTGAGCCAAGCCTACACCCTCAATAGCGCCTCGACCGGGGCCACCCTCACCATTGACCCGAAGCCGCTGACCGCCACGGGCCTCAGCGCCAATGCCAAAGCCTATGATGGTTCCGTTGCCGCCAGTTTTACCCTGGACACGCCCTTTACGGATCAAATTGCGGCGGGCGATCGAGCCAATATTGAGGTGGTGGGCAGCTTTGGCAGTAAGAATGTTGGGGATAACCAAGCGGTTTCCCTGGCCCTGAACGGTAGCCGAGCTTTTAACTATGTTTTGTCGGGTTCCGTCACGGCTGATATTACGCCCCTGGACTCGGCCACTTGGGTTGGGGACACCACGGGGCAGTGGTTTGACCCCAATAATTGGGCACCGACTGCTAACTTGGCGGCGCGGGGGGTGGTTCCTGAACTGGCCAATGTTGCCAATGTGGTGATTCCGGGGAATAACACGGTTACCTTTGATTTAGCCGGAGATCCTGTGAGTTTGGTCAGTCTGACGGGTGGAAGCTTGATTTTGGCCAATGGTAGCCTGAATGCCAGTGGTTCGGTACTGCTGGACGGGTTAACGGTGCAAGCCAACGGGAGCCTGACAGCGGCTAGCCTGACCGTGGGCGGGGCTACAAGCCTTGCGGTCAATCTGACCACGACGGGGGCGCAAACCTTTAATGGGGCACTGACCTTGCTGGGGGATATTACCTTGGGCGGCGGCAGTTTGACTCTCAACAATACGGTTGATGGTGCCTTTGGCCTGACCCTCAATAGTGCGGGTGTAACGACTATCAATGGAGTCACAACCGTTGCCAGCTTAACCACCGATGAGCCAGGTACCACCAACCTGGATGCCAACATCACAACAACGGGTAATTTAACCCTTAATGACGCGGCTACCGTTAATACCCAGTCCGTTACCCTAGCAGGGGCGAATCTCAACCTCAACAACACAGTGACGGGTTCCCAGGGGCTAACCCTCAATAGTTCTGGGGTTACAGATATTAATGCAACAGTGAGCTTAGGCAGCTTAACCACCGATGGGGCTGGTAGCACGCAAGTGGGGGCTAACCTCACCACGACCGGCAATCTGACCCTCAATGATGCCGTTACCTTAGATGCCATTACTGGCCAGGTAGTTCTTAATGCTAACGGGGGGAACCTGACACTGGGTAGCACCATAAACGGCAACCAAGCTTTAACCCTCAACAGCAGCGGCACCACAGATATTAATGGAGCAGTCACCGTTGCCAGCTTAACCACCGATGCTCCAGGTACCACGAACCTGGATGCCAACATCACAACAACGGGTAATTTAACCCTTAATGACGCGGCTACCGTTAATACCCAGTCCGTTACCCTAGCAGGGGCGAATCTCAACCTCAACAGCACAGTGACGGGTTCCCAGGGGCTAACCCTCAATAGTTCTGGGGTTACAGATATTAATGCAACAGTGAGCTTAGGCAGCTTAACCACCGATGGGGCTGGTAGCACGCAAGTGGGGGCTAACCTCACCACGACCGGCAATCTGACCCTCAATGATGCCGTTACCTTAGATGCCATTACTGGCCAGGTAGTTCTTAATGCTAACGGGGGGAACCTGACACTGGGTAGCACCATAAACGGCAACCAAGCTTTAACCCTCAACAGCAGCGGCACCACAGATATTAATGGAGCCGTAACCGTTGCCAGCTTAACCATCGATGCTCCAGGTACCACGAACCTGGATGCCAATATCACAACAACGGGTAATTTAACCCTTAATGACGCGGCTACCGTTAATACCCAGTCCGTTACCCTAGCAGGGGCGAACCTCAACCTCAACAACACAGTGACGGGTTCCCAGGGGCTAACCCTCAACAGTAGCGGCACCACAGATATCAGGAGCAGTGCAGAAGGATCTGGGGCTGGTTCGGCGGGGGCTGGGACTGCGGCCAGTGCAGGGACTTCAGGGGCTGGCTCGGCGGGGGCAGGGACTTCCGGTGCAGCCTCAGCGGTTAGCAGTGCCGGGGCTTCTGGTGCTAGCGGATCTGGTTCTGGTGCCGGTTCTGGTTCTAGTGCTGGCGCTAGCGCTGGTTCTGGTGCGGGTTCTGGTGCTGGTGCGGGTTCTGGTGCAGCTACCGGAGCCTCAGGTGCAAGCAGTGGGGGGTCTGGGGCTGGCTCAGCGGGGGCTGGGACTTCCGGTGCAGCCTCAGCGGTTAGTAGTGCCGGGGCTTCTGGTGCTAGCGGATCTGGTGCTGGTGCTGGTGCTGGTGCGGGTTCTGGTGCTAGCGGATCTGGTTCTGGTTCTGGTGGAGCTACCGGAGCCTCAGGTGCAAGCAGTGGGGGGGCCGGGGCTGGCTCAGCGGGGGCAGGGACAGCGATCGCCAGTGCCCCCGGTTCTGAAGCTGGCGCGATCGGGGCCGAAACCAATGGCGGTACCGGAACCAGTGCTGCTGCGGGGGGTGGGACTGGCTCCAGTGGCACGGGATCTAGTGGTGGATCTAGTGACGGATCCAGTGGCGGATCCAGTAGTGATGGGTTCGCCGATCGGGTCGCCTCAGCCGGGGGGAGTTCTGCCCTGGGATCGGAAACCGCTGAAGGCTTGAGTCCTGCCGCCACCACCGCGATCGCCGTTGGGGTAGCCGTCGCTGCCCTGGGTGCTGTTGCCGCAGCAGTGGCCACCGGTGCTGCCGCCGCCGTCGGAGCCAGTGTGGCCGGGGGTGTTGCGGCGATCGGGGCCGGAGTCAGCAGCGCCGCCGGTGCCGCCAGTAGTGCAGTCAGTGGTGGGGTGGGCAGTGCTACCAGTGCCATTAGCCAAGGCGTTTCCAGCCTGGGCCAAGGGTTGACCAGCGCCGGTCAGAGCATCGCCTCCAGCGTCCAAGGTCTCCTCTCAGGGGGGCAAGCAGGGGGTCAAGCCGCCAGTCAAGCCGCCAGTCAAGCCGCCAGTGCCAACGCTGCCGGAGCCAATGCAGGCCAAGCCGGGGGCCAAGCCGCCTCCAGTGGTGGCAATGGTGCCAACCTCCTGACTCCCAGCCTCCAGAACGCGATTCAACAAAGTCTGCAAAACAATACCTTCAATCTCGATTTCTCCGTTGTAGCCACCATGGATTTGGGTGCATTGGAATTTAGCTTGAATCGGGTCGATACGGATGACCTAACCCTCTATAGTATGGATATCGGGGATCAATCCCTGTTTAACACCGCTGCAACCACCGTCGCGGCCACTGCTGCCGCTGTAACGGCTGTGATGGGAGCCAGTGCGGTGCTCGGTAAGCGTAGCCCAGATCTGGGGGCAGAGACCTCGGAAGCTAACTCCATCACGGCAGAGGCAGGGATGGGAGTTGATCCAGAGACAGGAGAGGCCACGATCGCCCCCCTGACTGATGCCACAGTCTCAACCTCCCTCGATACCGACACCCCGCCTATCCTCAAGCCCACCCTGGCTGATTTCTTTAACCTCAAGGAACGCTTGGGGTTAGGAGATGGGGAAGAGGCGGAGGCTGATGGTGCAGAGTCCGCAGCAGCAGCCGGGGCAGAAACTGAGGCAAAAACTGCGGCAGCAGCCGAGACAGCAGCCGAGACAGCAGCCGAGACAGCAGAGGAAACGGAAGAGGAAACAGAAGATAGCCTGATCAAAGCCCAAATCAAGGCCCAAATCAAACGTCAGCTAGAGGAAAAGGCGGCGGGTCTGCCGGCCATGTTCTTTGATGCGGCCATGGTGGGGATGGTGGAGAAGATGAATGAAGCCCTGGACAATATCTCGGTGGGTCGGGATATTTTGGGCCTGATTTGGGGTAATGCTAAGGAAATCATCGACTACCGCGATCGCGCTCTCCATAGTTCCAGCTTTATGCTGGCGATCCCCTTGGCGGATCATGAGGTGGCCATTTCCCAAACTTCGACGATCGAACCCCAATTCAAAGAGCAAAGCCTGGGTTCCTTTGAGTTCCCCATTAATT
- the psb29 gene encoding photosystem II biogenesis protein Psp29, translating into MNNPPTLSDTKRAFYAAHTRPINSIYRRVLEELMVEMHLLGVNATFTYDSIYALGVVTTFDRFMEGYRPEADRDSIFSALCGAVGSDVQTYRRDAEAILAATDGLSPDDLLALFNLSADGSIGGSLRSVLAQLSDRAKFKYSRLFAIGLFSLVEKVAPDWIKDTDKQGELWDKVSVSLVLPLEKLKKDVELYQSNLEKLGQAQLLLAEMTEAERKKREQRAEERAAKAAAQAEAETKAQAAAETPEPTADPSPAESDPSDS; encoded by the coding sequence GTGAATAACCCACCAACGCTGTCTGACACCAAGCGGGCCTTTTACGCTGCCCATACCCGCCCCATCAACTCGATTTACCGTCGAGTGTTGGAAGAGTTGATGGTCGAGATGCATCTGCTGGGGGTCAATGCCACCTTTACCTATGACTCCATCTACGCCCTGGGGGTGGTGACTACCTTCGATCGCTTCATGGAAGGTTACCGTCCGGAGGCCGATCGGGACTCCATTTTTAGCGCCCTCTGCGGGGCCGTGGGATCCGATGTCCAGACCTACCGCCGGGATGCAGAGGCGATCCTCGCCGCCACGGACGGGCTGTCCCCCGATGACTTACTGGCCCTGTTCAATTTGTCGGCGGATGGATCCATCGGGGGGAGCCTGCGATCGGTGTTGGCCCAGTTGTCCGATCGAGCCAAATTTAAATACAGCCGTCTCTTTGCCATTGGCCTGTTTAGCCTGGTGGAGAAGGTAGCCCCCGATTGGATTAAGGACACGGACAAACAGGGGGAACTGTGGGACAAGGTTAGTGTGTCCCTGGTGTTACCCCTCGAAAAGCTCAAGAAAGATGTGGAGCTATACCAAAGCAATTTGGAGAAGCTGGGGCAGGCCCAGTTGCTGCTGGCGGAAATGACGGAAGCGGAGCGCAAAAAGCGGGAACAGCGGGCGGAGGAACGGGCCGCGAAGGCCGCAGCCCAGGCGGAGGCAGAGACCAAGGCCCAAGCCGCTGCTGAAACCCCTGAACCCACTGCCGATCCTTCCCCCGCAGAGTCTGACCCATCGGATTCCTAA